The window TTTGAATAAGTAAGCTGTTGTGAGTAAGTAAACTGCCGAATCAGTGAATGATTAAATAAGGAAGCACCATGTTGTTATTTTGGGTAATCGTAATTGTAATGATCGTAGCCACGCTGGCACTAATTTTGCCCGCTTTATTAAAGCCAAACCAAGCTGCAACTACTGATGCGGGTGCCGAAAAACGTGCAATTTTCCGTCAGCAATTTGATGAAATAGAGCAAGATAAAATCAATGGCATATTAGACGCTACACAATATGACCTAGCAAAAAGTGAACTTGAAAGACGAATGCTTGATGAGATTGGTCACATGAGTGAACATACTTCAAGCGCTAAGCCTGATCGTCGCTTGGCTGCGGTATTGTTGGTGTTGCTACCGCTAGCGGCAGTGGTTATTTATAATAAAATCGGTAGCCCAATCTCAGTCACAATCCCGACAGTGGCGCCAAATATTCAGCCTGAGGCAGCCACGGAACAAACGACTCTTGAGCATAAAGCAATGGCAGGTGATATTGAACCGCTACTTAATGCTTTGAAAACTAAACTTGAAAAAGATCCTGGTGATGGCAGTGGCTGGGCGTTACTAGCAAGATCATACGTAGAGTTAAGACGTCATGCTGAGGCGGTTCCTGCTTATGAAAAAGCAGTAAAAGCGAATCCGAATGATCCACAGTTGTTGGCTGATTATGCCGATGCGTTAGCGGTGGTGAATGGTCACGATTTAACTGGTAAACCAGAAGAGCTTGCAAATCAAGCACTAAAACTTGATCCACACCACACAAAAGCATTGTTACTAGCCGCTACAGCAGCCTTTAATCGCAAAGATTACAAACTAGCCATCGCGCATTGGGAAACCTTGCAGCAAGACTTGCCAGCCGATTCGGATATTTTGCCTGAGGTGAAAGCTTCCCTACATGAAGTCTATACATTGGCGGGAGTGAAGCCTCCGGCACCATCAGCAAAAGCTACAGCTCAGCCATCAGCGCTAGAGCAAAAAGTAGCAGAGGGAGTGAGTGGCACAGTCAATGTTGCTGCGAACTTAGCGAGTAAAGTAGATCCTGCCGCTACAGTATTCGTATTCGCACGTGCTACGCAAGGCTCGCCTATGCCGCTTGCCATTGAACGCATCACGGTAAAAGATTTGCCTTACACTTATCATTTAGATGACAGTAAAGGCTTAATGCCAGCGAACAAACTTTCACAAGCTGCTGAAGTGGTCATTGTGGCGCGTATCTCTAAAACTGGTGATGCTAAAGCGCAAGCGGGTGACTTACAAGGTATGTCAGCAGCCGTTAAACCTAATGGCGGCAAAGTTGATGTTGAAATCAATGAGCAGCTAAAGTAAGTTACTGCGCATTTGGTGCAGGCGGCAGGCTGTTGCGCATTGGCCAATTTAATAATGATTAAGAAAAATAACTAGCAAAAATGATGACGATGCCAATAGAAAAAAACCTGACACCTAAGACTATCTATTTAAAAGACTATCAGCCTGCGCCTTATAAAGCAGCGCATGTGAACCTCAGCTTTATATTGTTTGAAGATAAAACAGTTGTGAAGTCTGAGGTGCAGTATTTTAAAAATCCTGAGAGCACTTCAAATGACTTAATCTTAAATGGTGAAGGTCAGACCATTATCTCTGTTGAACTTGATAACAAGCCGTTTGATGGCTACACCATTACGGATGATGCACTGACCATCAACAATGCAGGCGAAAAGTTTACGCTAACCATTACCTCAGAGATAGACCCAGCATCCAACACCTTGCTTGAGGGTTTGTATAAATCTCAAGACACTTATTGCACGCAATGTGAAGCTGAAGGCTTTCGCCGTATCACTTACTTTCAAGATCGTCCAGATGTCTTAAGCATTTTCACCGTGCGTGTCGAAGGTGAAAAAAGCAAATATCCAGTACTACTTTCTAACGGTAATCTAGTCGATTCAGGCGAGTGTGATGATGGACGCCATTTTACCGTCTGGCATGATCCATTCCCCAAACCTTGCTATCTTTTTGCATTAGTCGCTGGCGATCTCGTACGTGTTGCAGACACATTCAAAACAATGTCTGGACGCAATGTTGACCTACATATCTACGTGCGATCAGGCGACGAGAAACAATGTGGCCATGCCATGCAATCGCTCATTAAAGCGATGAAATGGGATGAAGAGAAATATGGTCGCGAATATGAATTGGATTTATTTAATATCGTAGCTGTGAGTGATTTCAACATGGGCGCCATGGAAAATACCTCGCTGAATGTTTTTAATACTTCACTAGTCCTCGCCCATCAAGATACCGCCACTGACAATGACTTTATGAGTGTTGAAAGCGTGATTGGGCATGAGTATTTTCATAACTGGACGGGCAACCGCGTGACTTGCCGAGACTGGTTCCAACTATCGCTCAAAGAAGGTTTTACCGTTTTTAGAGATCAAGAGTTTAGTGCCGATATGAACTCTCAAGCCGTGCAGCGGATTGATGATGTTAACTCATTACGCCGCCTGCAATTTTCAGAAGATGCGGGTCCACTGGCACACGCAGTACAGCCCGATCAATTTATCGAGATTAGCAATTTCTACACAAAAACCGTGTATGAAAAAGGCGCAGAAATCATTCGCATGCAGCATACCTTGCTCGGTGACGAAACGTTTCGTAAAGCCACAGATTTGTATTTTGATAGATATGATGGGCATGCCGTCACCTGCGATGATTTTGTACAGTGCATGGCAGACGCATCAGGCCGCGACATGTCGCAATTCTTCTTGTGGTACAAGCAAGCTGGTACGCCAACTTTAAAGGTGAGTAGTCAATATGATGCGGCACTAAGCACATACACCCTCACGCTTCAGCAGTCTCAGTCTGCAACACCTGGGCAGCTAGATAAAAAGCCACTGCATATACCAGTGGCGGTGGGCTTGCTTGATGCAACGGGTAAGCAAACGCATGATACGCAAGTACTTGAGGTGACTGAGCGTGAACAAAGCTTCACTTTCAACAACGTGAATACGCCGCCAGTGCCATCAATCTTGCGCGGCTTTTCTGCACCGGTAAAATTAATCACAGACCTGAGTGATGACGATCTGCGTTTATTACAGCTTAAAGATACTGACGGTTTCAACCGCTGGGAAGCTGGCCAGACACTTGCACTACGTAATATCGAACGTGTGATGGCTGATAGCGAAGCCAATATCGCTCAATTTGTAGATGATTTTGGCGCAATGGTTGAACAGGGGCTTGCCAATAAAGGCGATAAAGCACTGCTTGCACGCGCGCTCACGCTGCCTGCCATCGCCGTGATTGCGCAAACGCAGCGTGTGATTGACCCTGCAGCCATAGATAATGCCCGCACGCACATTCTTAAAACAATTAAACAGACACATAAAGCAGCCTTACAGCGTTTGTATCAGGACAACAGCAATACTGGCGAGTTTTCACTATCGCCAGAGGCGATGGGACGCAGAGCGCTACAAAATACCGTACTTGAACTGTTAATTGTCACCAATGGCACTGGATGTGCCGCCTTTGCAAAGGCGCATTATGACGCGGCTGATAACATGACTGATCTTGTTGCGGCCGTATCTTGCCTGTCTGACAGCACGCAAGCTCAAAGAGAAGAAGTTTTAGCTGATTTTTATCGTCGATTTAAAGGCTATCCGCTCGTTGTTGATAAATGGTTCTCTCTGCAAGCAATTGCAAACAGAGACGCCATATTTGATGACTTTGCAAAGCTACTTAAACACCCAGACTTTAATATTAAAAATCCTAATCGCGTACGTTCGCTTTACTCAGCATTTTCAATCAACAACCCAGTGAAATTCCATGACCCTAGCGGTCAAGGCTATGCCATTTTGAGAGATGTAATTATTGAGTTGAATGAAATCAACCCACAAATTGCATCACGCCAAGTGACGCCGTTCCGTGAATGGAAACGCTACACACCAGCCCTGCAAGCGCATATGAAAGCTGCCCTGCAAACGATTATGGACACACCCAATCTATCAAATGATGTGTTCGAGATTGTAAGTAAAAGCTTAAATGGCTAAGTTCATCGTACTGAAAACGCGCTAGCGTCATCAGTATTGT is drawn from Methylotenera versatilis 301 and contains these coding sequences:
- the ccmI gene encoding c-type cytochrome biogenesis protein CcmI; its protein translation is MLLFWVIVIVMIVATLALILPALLKPNQAATTDAGAEKRAIFRQQFDEIEQDKINGILDATQYDLAKSELERRMLDEIGHMSEHTSSAKPDRRLAAVLLVLLPLAAVVIYNKIGSPISVTIPTVAPNIQPEAATEQTTLEHKAMAGDIEPLLNALKTKLEKDPGDGSGWALLARSYVELRRHAEAVPAYEKAVKANPNDPQLLADYADALAVVNGHDLTGKPEELANQALKLDPHHTKALLLAATAAFNRKDYKLAIAHWETLQQDLPADSDILPEVKASLHEVYTLAGVKPPAPSAKATAQPSALEQKVAEGVSGTVNVAANLASKVDPAATVFVFARATQGSPMPLAIERITVKDLPYTYHLDDSKGLMPANKLSQAAEVVIVARISKTGDAKAQAGDLQGMSAAVKPNGGKVDVEINEQLK
- the pepN gene encoding aminopeptidase N; amino-acid sequence: MPIEKNLTPKTIYLKDYQPAPYKAAHVNLSFILFEDKTVVKSEVQYFKNPESTSNDLILNGEGQTIISVELDNKPFDGYTITDDALTINNAGEKFTLTITSEIDPASNTLLEGLYKSQDTYCTQCEAEGFRRITYFQDRPDVLSIFTVRVEGEKSKYPVLLSNGNLVDSGECDDGRHFTVWHDPFPKPCYLFALVAGDLVRVADTFKTMSGRNVDLHIYVRSGDEKQCGHAMQSLIKAMKWDEEKYGREYELDLFNIVAVSDFNMGAMENTSLNVFNTSLVLAHQDTATDNDFMSVESVIGHEYFHNWTGNRVTCRDWFQLSLKEGFTVFRDQEFSADMNSQAVQRIDDVNSLRRLQFSEDAGPLAHAVQPDQFIEISNFYTKTVYEKGAEIIRMQHTLLGDETFRKATDLYFDRYDGHAVTCDDFVQCMADASGRDMSQFFLWYKQAGTPTLKVSSQYDAALSTYTLTLQQSQSATPGQLDKKPLHIPVAVGLLDATGKQTHDTQVLEVTEREQSFTFNNVNTPPVPSILRGFSAPVKLITDLSDDDLRLLQLKDTDGFNRWEAGQTLALRNIERVMADSEANIAQFVDDFGAMVEQGLANKGDKALLARALTLPAIAVIAQTQRVIDPAAIDNARTHILKTIKQTHKAALQRLYQDNSNTGEFSLSPEAMGRRALQNTVLELLIVTNGTGCAAFAKAHYDAADNMTDLVAAVSCLSDSTQAQREEVLADFYRRFKGYPLVVDKWFSLQAIANRDAIFDDFAKLLKHPDFNIKNPNRVRSLYSAFSINNPVKFHDPSGQGYAILRDVIIELNEINPQIASRQVTPFREWKRYTPALQAHMKAALQTIMDTPNLSNDVFEIVSKSLNG